From a single Pseudalkalibacillus hwajinpoensis genomic region:
- a CDS encoding TRAP transporter small permease: protein MNTIIKTIDRFNKVLGVVLALLIMVMSAVIFYQVFSRFILKDSLRWSEELARYIMVWSVFIGSALAIRKRELISVDAIKELMSDRAKAILNVVVYLICIAFLAVLVNYGFVLVGNIIGQTSPAMNISMAWAYSAIPVGSILMIINCVAVIMEVILKLKGGNEQ from the coding sequence ATGAATACCATCATTAAGACCATTGATCGATTTAATAAAGTGCTTGGAGTAGTATTGGCTCTTCTTATCATGGTGATGTCAGCCGTTATTTTCTACCAGGTGTTCTCGAGATTCATCCTGAAAGATTCTCTCAGATGGTCAGAAGAATTAGCGAGATATATTATGGTGTGGAGTGTCTTTATTGGATCCGCTCTCGCAATCAGAAAGCGTGAATTAATTTCTGTTGATGCGATTAAAGAATTAATGTCCGATCGAGCGAAGGCAATCCTAAATGTTGTTGTTTATCTCATTTGTATTGCTTTTCTAGCTGTTCTAGTCAATTACGGGTTTGTGCTCGTGGGTAATATCATAGGTCAAACGTCACCAGCGATGAATATTTCCATGGCCTGGGCCTATTCAGCCATACCAGTTGGTTCCATCTTAATGATCATTAATTGTGTGGCGGTTATTATGGAAGTTATTTTGAAGCTAAAGGGGGGCAATGAACAATGA
- the pdxA gene encoding 4-hydroxythreonine-4-phosphate dehydrogenase PdxA has protein sequence MAKPIIAITMGDPSGVGPEIIVKSFKDEAIYENCSLFVIGDLNMLERAIDVTKVDLSLRSITKPEEAKFEYGTIDVVDMGLVSDGLAWGEVSAEAGNAAFYYLEKAISYANDKEIQGICTAPLNKEALHKAGHIYPGHTEILAELTNTKDFAMMLSAPGLRVIHVTTHIGLIDAVNKINVDRQYTVIKLAHDTLRKAGINNPKIAVCGINPHAGENGLFGNGEEEEKIIPAVEKAQEEGIDVVGPLPADTLFFRAKRGDFDIVVAQYHDQGHGPIKVLGLESGVNITVGLPTIRTSVDHGTAFDIAGKNIADEKSLKEAIRMAYELAPTKVV, from the coding sequence ATGGCTAAACCAATTATTGCGATTACGATGGGCGATCCATCAGGCGTAGGACCAGAAATTATTGTGAAATCTTTTAAAGATGAAGCGATCTATGAAAACTGTTCGTTATTTGTTATTGGTGATCTTAACATGTTAGAAAGAGCGATTGATGTTACGAAGGTTGATCTCAGCTTAAGAAGCATTACGAAACCTGAAGAAGCGAAGTTTGAATATGGAACAATTGATGTTGTGGATATGGGCCTTGTTTCTGACGGATTAGCATGGGGTGAAGTATCTGCAGAAGCTGGGAATGCGGCATTCTACTACTTAGAGAAGGCGATTTCGTATGCCAATGATAAGGAAATTCAAGGCATCTGTACTGCACCACTAAATAAAGAAGCGCTGCATAAAGCGGGTCATATTTATCCTGGTCATACAGAAATTCTAGCAGAACTTACGAATACGAAGGACTTTGCAATGATGTTGTCTGCCCCAGGTTTACGAGTGATCCATGTTACAACGCATATCGGCTTGATCGACGCTGTTAATAAGATTAATGTGGATCGTCAATATACAGTTATTAAACTTGCGCATGACACGTTACGTAAAGCTGGAATTAATAATCCGAAAATTGCAGTGTGCGGAATTAACCCACATGCAGGTGAAAACGGGTTGTTCGGAAATGGTGAAGAAGAGGAGAAAATCATTCCTGCTGTTGAAAAAGCACAGGAAGAAGGAATTGATGTTGTAGGACCACTTCCAGCTGATACCTTGTTTTTCAGAGCGAAGCGTGGGGACTTTGATATCGTCGTCGCACAATATCATGATCAAGGTCATGGGCCAATCAAAGTGTTAGGACTTGAGTCGGGTGTGAATATTACGGTTGGTCTTCCAACAATCCGTACAAGCGTTGACCACGGCACGGCCTTCGACATCGCAGGGAAAAACATTGCAGATGAGAAGTCTTTAAAAGAAGCGATTCGTATGGCATATGAATTAGCACCAACGAAAGTAGTTTAG
- a CDS encoding TRAP transporter large permease — MTTVLLISMLILFLFTVPIALAIGLASAIAIWLTSDLPMLVIVQRIFTSLDSFPLMAIPFFILAGALMETGGISKRLVHFANTLAGSMTGGLAGVTVITSMFFAAISGSSPATVAAIGSIMIPAMVARHYDVNFAAAVQSVSGALGVIIPPSIPMILYGVVVGVSIGDLFIAGIIPGLLIGLSLILTAFIISKRRGYKGTEHFTWQERIDAFKNAIFALLMPTIILGGIYGGIFTPTEAAVVAVAYALIIGVFVYKEIKLKDLIPVFVKSGLTTAIIMLIIGTAGLLGWLLTKERIPQTVAQSFMSFSDNPLVFLLIVNVFLLIVGMFFETSASVIILAPILAPIAIQLGVDPVHFGIIMVVNLAIGMVTPPLGVNLFVAMQISKIRLETLSKAVIPFLIILIADVLIISYIPEISLFLVDMLKK; from the coding sequence ATGACAACGGTATTATTAATCTCAATGTTAATCTTGTTTCTGTTCACAGTTCCAATTGCCCTTGCTATCGGTTTAGCTTCAGCAATCGCTATCTGGTTGACTAGTGATTTGCCAATGTTGGTTATTGTGCAACGAATCTTTACATCGCTTGATTCATTCCCATTAATGGCCATTCCATTCTTTATTCTAGCTGGTGCCTTAATGGAGACTGGTGGGATTTCGAAACGACTGGTTCATTTTGCAAATACTCTTGCTGGTTCTATGACAGGTGGCTTAGCGGGTGTAACGGTTATTACTTCCATGTTCTTTGCGGCAATCTCTGGTTCAAGTCCAGCAACAGTGGCGGCGATTGGATCAATTATGATTCCAGCAATGGTAGCAAGACATTATGATGTAAACTTCGCTGCAGCTGTACAATCTGTCTCAGGTGCGCTTGGTGTTATTATTCCTCCGAGTATCCCAATGATTCTTTACGGAGTTGTTGTTGGTGTATCGATCGGGGATCTCTTTATCGCTGGAATTATACCTGGTCTATTAATCGGGCTTTCATTAATCTTAACTGCGTTTATCATTTCAAAGAGGCGCGGCTACAAGGGAACTGAACATTTTACATGGCAGGAGCGAATTGATGCATTTAAGAACGCCATTTTTGCATTGTTAATGCCAACGATTATTCTAGGTGGTATTTATGGTGGTATCTTTACGCCTACCGAAGCTGCAGTAGTTGCAGTAGCGTACGCACTCATCATTGGCGTCTTTGTTTATAAAGAAATTAAATTGAAAGATCTTATTCCTGTGTTTGTAAAATCAGGACTTACGACAGCGATCATTATGTTGATTATTGGTACGGCAGGTCTTTTAGGCTGGCTGTTGACGAAAGAACGCATTCCACAAACGGTGGCTCAGTCATTTATGAGTTTTTCCGATAATCCATTAGTCTTTCTATTAATTGTAAACGTCTTTCTACTGATCGTTGGAATGTTCTTTGAAACATCTGCATCCGTCATTATACTAGCACCTATATTAGCGCCGATCGCAATTCAACTCGGAGTTGACCCGGTTCATTTCGGTATTATCATGGTGGTTAACCTTGCCATTGGTATGGTTACGCCTCCACTGGGTGTAAACCTATTTGTGGCGATGCAAATATCCAAGATCAGATTAGAAACGCTATCAAAAGCGGTCATTCCGTTTTTAATTATCTTAATCGCTGATGTGTTAATCATTAGTTATATACCAGAGATCTCACTATTCTTAGTCGATATGTTAAAGAAATAG
- a CDS encoding four-carbon acid sugar kinase family protein, with protein MKLAVIADDLTGANDTGVQFAKQGLDTTVLFPDTILQPTNMTGDVIVLNSNSRALPAENAHTIVADLSKQLLHLGVSSVLKKIDSTMRGNIGTEIDAVMDVYEFNTALVVPAFPKSGRVTINGIHYVDGVPLEQTEIANDPTCPVKKSYLPELLQEQSKRNVELITIQDVRKGKEHLAERMKALSPQNPSKIVVVDAETDEELQIIVEATKLLKENILWVGSAGIAYHLCNSFHDRELSIESCEDKQLPLLIVAGSISGITHRQVEELKKKTSIEEIMISPYKFLSEEERQGEIERAVKLGEAFLDKGDLIVSTNRDADAIKQVREIQQSLGLSNMDVGSRIASALGTIAGRLIESKRIQGAVLTGGDIAGATCKGLNGKGIRIIGEVEDGLPYGKLLGGLYDSLLLATKAGAFGSEQALVKALQTLREVNQESYVKIK; from the coding sequence TTGAAATTAGCAGTTATCGCAGATGACTTAACTGGAGCAAACGATACAGGCGTACAATTTGCGAAACAGGGCTTAGATACAACAGTGTTGTTTCCTGATACAATCTTGCAGCCAACGAATATGACTGGAGATGTGATTGTATTAAATTCGAACAGTCGTGCACTTCCGGCTGAGAACGCCCATACGATCGTAGCTGATTTATCGAAGCAATTGCTCCATTTAGGTGTTTCATCTGTATTGAAAAAAATAGATTCCACAATGAGGGGAAATATCGGAACTGAAATTGATGCTGTAATGGATGTGTATGAATTTAATACAGCACTCGTTGTTCCAGCTTTTCCAAAGAGTGGGCGCGTCACGATTAATGGCATCCATTATGTTGATGGTGTACCACTAGAACAGACAGAGATCGCCAATGATCCTACTTGTCCAGTCAAGAAAAGTTACTTGCCTGAGCTTTTACAAGAACAGAGTAAACGGAACGTGGAGCTCATTACAATACAAGATGTTAGAAAAGGGAAAGAACATCTAGCCGAAAGAATGAAAGCGTTATCGCCTCAAAATCCATCCAAAATAGTCGTTGTCGATGCCGAAACTGATGAAGAATTACAGATCATCGTTGAAGCAACGAAGCTACTTAAGGAGAATATCCTCTGGGTGGGGTCGGCCGGGATCGCCTATCATCTTTGTAACTCGTTTCATGATCGAGAGCTTTCAATAGAGAGTTGTGAGGATAAGCAGCTTCCTTTATTGATTGTCGCTGGAAGCATTAGTGGGATTACCCACAGACAAGTTGAAGAGTTAAAGAAGAAGACAAGCATTGAAGAAATAATGATTTCTCCTTATAAGTTCTTAAGTGAAGAGGAGCGACAGGGTGAAATTGAACGGGCTGTTAAACTCGGGGAAGCATTCTTAGACAAAGGTGATTTGATCGTCTCAACGAATCGCGATGCTGATGCAATCAAACAGGTGAGAGAGATCCAACAATCACTCGGTTTATCGAACATGGATGTTGGAAGTCGCATTGCCAGTGCGCTCGGAACAATCGCTGGTCGCTTAATTGAGAGTAAACGGATCCAGGGTGCGGTCTTAACGGGCGGGGATATTGCCGGGGCAACTTGCAAAGGATTAAATGGGAAGGGAATTCGTATCATTGGTGAAGTGGAAGACGGACTTCCTTATGGGAAACTTCTCGGTGGTTTGTATGACAGTCTCCTCCTTGCTACAAAAGCAGGTGCATTCGGTAGTGAACAGGCTCTTGTGAAAGCGCTTCAAACGTTAAGAGAAGTCAATCAAGAATCTTATGTAAAGATAAAATAA
- a CDS encoding TRAP transporter substrate-binding protein, with the protein MMKSLSKKILGAATALSLSVLVACGGADQEASNEGEAASGEAKTLQVGITLAEDSHYYKGLEHFAELVDEKSEGELAIEIFPNGSLGGERDMVESLQVGSLDMVLTSTGPLGGFAPEINVVDLPFLFENREHAYKVLDGEVGQDLLAGLEDQSLKGLAWWENGFRHITNSKLPIEKPEDLNGLKIRTMENNVHMDSFKALGADPTPMSFTELFTALQQGVVDGQENPVPIISTSRFYEVQDYLTLTGHFYSPAALLVSSQVFDGLTEDQQKALQEAAVEGAEYEREIVAEMEEEMIADLKEQGMQIVEDVDKKAFQEATKSVYDQYSDQVGADLIKQIQDAAK; encoded by the coding sequence ATGATGAAGAGCTTATCTAAAAAGATATTGGGTGCTGCTACAGCACTAAGTCTAAGTGTACTTGTTGCATGCGGTGGTGCTGATCAAGAAGCATCAAATGAAGGGGAAGCAGCTTCAGGCGAAGCGAAAACGTTACAAGTTGGAATCACGCTTGCGGAAGATTCTCATTACTACAAAGGTCTGGAACATTTTGCAGAACTGGTTGATGAGAAATCAGAAGGTGAGCTTGCGATTGAAATCTTCCCGAACGGCTCATTAGGTGGCGAACGAGACATGGTTGAAAGTCTTCAAGTAGGTTCACTTGATATGGTTCTAACCTCTACAGGTCCACTAGGCGGTTTTGCACCAGAAATTAACGTTGTCGACCTTCCGTTTCTTTTCGAAAATCGTGAACATGCTTATAAAGTGTTAGATGGTGAAGTCGGTCAGGACTTGTTAGCAGGCCTTGAAGATCAGAGCTTGAAGGGTCTTGCATGGTGGGAAAATGGTTTCCGTCACATTACCAACAGCAAGCTTCCAATTGAAAAGCCTGAAGATTTGAATGGCTTGAAAATCCGTACAATGGAAAATAATGTCCACATGGATTCATTTAAAGCACTAGGTGCAGACCCGACTCCAATGTCATTTACTGAATTGTTCACTGCATTGCAGCAAGGGGTAGTTGATGGACAAGAGAATCCTGTTCCGATTATCTCAACTTCTCGTTTCTACGAAGTTCAAGACTACTTGACACTTACTGGGCATTTCTATTCTCCAGCGGCATTGTTAGTTAGCTCGCAAGTATTTGATGGCCTTACAGAAGATCAACAAAAAGCCCTTCAAGAAGCAGCTGTTGAGGGTGCTGAGTACGAACGTGAGATTGTAGCTGAAATGGAAGAAGAAATGATTGCAGACTTGAAAGAACAGGGTATGCAAATTGTTGAAGATGTCGACAAAAAGGCATTCCAGGAAGCAACAAAATCCGTTTATGATCAGTATTCTGATCAAGTCGGCGCAGATTTAATTAAACAGATCCAGGATGCAGCTAAATAA
- a CDS encoding lactate racemase domain-containing protein gives MAFPKVAKIKQKFEVESMTDVSKVIEKQFQAIEANQKIKPGMEIAITVGSRGIANIALIVKGIADEVKKRGATPFIIPAMGSHGGATAEGQIEVLEGLDVTEETTGCDIRSSMDVEEIGQTSAGIPVYIDKHAYHADGIIVMNRVKPHTDFKKDIESGVLKMASIGMGKHKQALALHTYGIKGIRDMMPEVGKVAIANSNTLYGIAVVENALEETAIIEVIEPEQIEERERELLRKAFDLMPSLPINEIDILVVDEIGKNYSGTGMDTNIIGRIRVLGVEEPQNPSIKYLIASNLSEASHGNALGIGLADLTTKRLFEKIDLKKMNENVITSTFLDRAKIPIVLDNDREALLAALRATWGVDDEDTRIVRIPNTLHIGEMYVSEVIYHELKDQANIEVIEEPTEMKFDENGYFLKK, from the coding sequence ATGGCGTTTCCAAAGGTTGCGAAAATCAAACAAAAATTCGAAGTGGAAAGTATGACGGATGTTTCGAAAGTGATCGAAAAGCAGTTTCAAGCAATTGAAGCGAATCAAAAAATAAAGCCAGGTATGGAAATTGCGATTACAGTGGGTAGCCGAGGTATCGCTAATATTGCATTAATTGTAAAAGGAATAGCGGATGAAGTTAAAAAACGTGGGGCGACACCGTTTATCATTCCGGCAATGGGTAGTCACGGTGGTGCGACAGCTGAAGGGCAAATTGAAGTGCTTGAAGGCTTGGATGTAACTGAAGAAACAACGGGTTGTGACATTCGTTCGTCAATGGATGTTGAGGAAATTGGACAAACTTCGGCTGGTATCCCAGTTTATATCGATAAGCATGCTTATCATGCAGATGGCATTATTGTGATGAATCGAGTCAAGCCGCATACTGATTTCAAGAAAGATATTGAGAGTGGCGTTTTAAAAATGGCATCTATAGGGATGGGGAAACATAAACAGGCGCTCGCCCTTCATACGTATGGCATTAAAGGAATTCGGGATATGATGCCTGAGGTGGGTAAAGTGGCTATTGCCAACTCCAACACACTGTATGGAATTGCAGTGGTTGAAAATGCTCTTGAAGAAACAGCCATTATTGAAGTGATTGAACCTGAACAGATCGAGGAGAGGGAGAGAGAACTTCTACGAAAGGCATTCGATTTAATGCCGAGCTTACCCATTAATGAAATCGATATCTTAGTTGTAGATGAAATTGGGAAGAATTACAGTGGAACTGGAATGGATACGAACATTATTGGTCGCATTCGTGTTCTTGGTGTTGAAGAACCTCAAAACCCTAGTATCAAGTACTTAATTGCTTCTAACTTAAGTGAAGCAAGTCATGGGAATGCGCTTGGAATTGGACTTGCAGATCTGACTACGAAGAGGTTATTTGAGAAAATTGATCTGAAAAAAATGAATGAAAATGTCATCACGAGTACATTCCTGGATCGCGCCAAAATTCCAATTGTCCTTGATAATGACAGAGAAGCGTTACTAGCAGCGCTAAGAGCTACTTGGGGTGTTGATGATGAGGATACGAGAATCGTCCGTATTCCTAATACACTCCATATTGGTGAGATGTATGTATCAGAAGTCATTTATCATGAATTAAAAGATCAAGCCAATATTGAAGTGATCGAGGAACCTACTGAAATGAAGTTTGATGAAAATGGTTATTTTCTAAAGAAGTAA
- a CDS encoding CaiB/BaiF CoA transferase family protein: MTKEKERLPLEGIRVLELGTLLAGPFSGRLFADFGAEVIKIEPPDKMDPMRNWGKSKEGTGLWWPIQSRNKKSITLNLREEKGQALLKEMVKEADIIIENFRPGTMEKWNLSYEELSEINPKIIMMRTSGFGQTGPYKHRAGFGSVGEAMGGLRHVTGYQDRAPTRIGISIGDTLAALFATIGCLVALHEREQSGKGQVVDTALYESVFSVMESLIPDYLLAGYVRERMGNILPGVAPSNIYYTQDETYIVIGANADGVFRRLCEAMDQVELADDDRFATHEARGKNMKVLDLLIEEWTKSLPAKEALEKLEEKGVPSGLIYSAKDIVEDPHYQERDMILSVEHPELGEFPMPGIVPKLSRTPGKVKHPGPEKVGKHNEEVYTQLLGYSEEELEEWRESNII; the protein is encoded by the coding sequence ATGACGAAAGAAAAAGAACGATTACCGTTGGAAGGAATTCGTGTTTTAGAATTAGGTACGCTATTAGCAGGTCCTTTTTCTGGAAGATTGTTTGCTGATTTTGGGGCGGAAGTCATTAAAATTGAACCGCCAGATAAAATGGATCCGATGAGGAATTGGGGAAAGTCGAAGGAAGGAACAGGTCTATGGTGGCCGATCCAATCAAGAAATAAGAAATCAATTACTCTTAACCTTCGAGAAGAAAAGGGACAGGCGTTATTAAAAGAAATGGTGAAAGAAGCAGACATAATCATTGAGAATTTTCGACCAGGAACGATGGAGAAGTGGAATTTATCTTATGAGGAACTATCTGAGATCAATCCAAAAATCATTATGATGCGAACATCCGGGTTTGGTCAGACAGGTCCTTATAAACATCGTGCTGGTTTTGGAAGTGTTGGGGAAGCGATGGGTGGATTACGCCATGTTACAGGGTATCAAGATCGTGCCCCGACTCGAATCGGTATATCAATAGGAGATACACTGGCAGCCCTTTTTGCAACAATTGGTTGTTTGGTTGCGCTACATGAAAGAGAGCAATCTGGTAAGGGGCAAGTGGTTGATACCGCATTATATGAATCTGTTTTTTCAGTAATGGAAAGTTTGATCCCTGACTATCTCCTTGCAGGCTATGTTCGTGAGAGGATGGGGAATATTCTTCCGGGAGTAGCACCTTCAAATATTTACTATACACAAGATGAAACGTATATCGTAATTGGTGCTAACGCAGACGGTGTCTTCAGAAGACTTTGTGAAGCAATGGATCAAGTGGAACTTGCTGATGATGACCGGTTTGCTACACATGAAGCACGGGGCAAGAATATGAAAGTTCTTGATCTATTGATCGAAGAATGGACAAAATCACTTCCAGCTAAGGAAGCTCTTGAAAAGTTAGAAGAAAAGGGAGTACCATCCGGTTTGATTTATTCAGCTAAAGATATTGTTGAAGATCCGCATTATCAAGAACGAGACATGATTCTATCAGTTGAACATCCGGAGCTTGGGGAATTTCCAATGCCGGGGATTGTTCCGAAATTAAGCCGTACACCGGGAAAAGTGAAGCATCCTGGACCAGAAAAGGTAGGAAAGCACAACGAAGAAGTTTACACTCAATTACTTGGCTATAGCGAAGAAGAGTTAGAAGAATGGAGAGAAAGTAATATTATTTGA
- a CDS encoding hydroxymethylglutaryl-CoA lyase — translation MIEICEVGPRDGIQNEDKFVSTETKVELIHKLIQSGIRYIEAVSFVNPKIVPQMADAEEVLRKVPMRSDVKYAGLVLSRSGLTRALQTDVDYLHVVTATSDSFNLKNAKRTVDQATVELTKVVEEGISANKGVLGVLGTAFGCPFEGEVPQERVLKVAEKFLKAGCNSLTLADTTGMANPNQVEQVVSAFKKAFGQDLDLGLHFHNTRGLGLANSLAGYHAGVTRFDSSIAGLGGCPFAPKAVGNVCTEDLVNMFQGMKIDTNTNLDQLVETAQWMELQIGRTLDGMLMKAGTA, via the coding sequence TTGATTGAAATCTGCGAAGTCGGCCCAAGAGACGGGATTCAGAATGAAGATAAATTTGTCTCAACGGAAACTAAAGTTGAACTGATCCATAAATTAATTCAGTCTGGAATCCGATACATTGAAGCTGTTTCTTTCGTCAATCCAAAAATTGTTCCTCAAATGGCCGATGCTGAAGAAGTGTTGAGAAAAGTACCGATGCGAAGCGATGTTAAATATGCTGGACTTGTACTAAGTCGATCTGGATTAACGAGAGCGTTACAAACAGATGTTGATTATTTACATGTTGTCACCGCAACGAGTGACTCTTTTAATTTAAAAAATGCCAAAAGGACAGTTGATCAAGCAACAGTGGAACTTACGAAGGTTGTGGAGGAAGGTATATCCGCCAACAAAGGAGTCCTTGGAGTACTTGGGACTGCTTTTGGTTGTCCTTTTGAAGGAGAAGTACCACAGGAGCGTGTCTTGAAAGTAGCCGAGAAGTTCTTAAAAGCTGGCTGCAATAGTCTTACACTTGCAGATACAACAGGGATGGCCAATCCCAATCAAGTCGAACAAGTTGTTTCTGCCTTTAAAAAAGCCTTTGGCCAAGATCTCGATTTAGGCTTACACTTCCATAATACACGTGGATTAGGGTTAGCTAATTCACTTGCTGGTTATCATGCTGGTGTCACTCGATTCGATTCTTCTATCGCCGGCTTAGGTGGCTGCCCGTTCGCTCCAAAAGCAGTTGGAAACGTGTGTACAGAAGATCTAGTCAATATGTTTCAAGGCATGAAGATAGATACAAATACAAACCTTGATCAATTGGTAGAAACAGCACAATGGATGGAGCTTCAAATAGGCAGGACACTGGATGGAATGCTAATGAAAGCAGGAACAGCATAG
- a CDS encoding GntR family transcriptional regulator — MDAYNYIKEAIVLGKFEPGMRLTEEYLAKELQLSRTPIREAIKQLESDGLIVSLKRGVSVRHFTKEDIRQIYDLRTLLEGYAASQAAIHRTAEDIVKMTEANESYEQAIARYTESDIQSVKDIVEVNHKFHEAVVISSRNQHIHFHISRVVVVPLIFRSFYWYDLTQLERSLDVHRIILKAIKNQDSERARIAMHEHIYQGRDHVMSHLEDLKNHHLLKEEIH; from the coding sequence ATGGATGCATACAATTATATAAAAGAGGCAATCGTTCTTGGTAAATTTGAACCGGGGATGAGGTTGACTGAAGAATATCTTGCGAAAGAATTACAGCTGAGCCGCACGCCCATACGTGAAGCCATTAAGCAACTAGAATCAGATGGACTTATTGTTTCTTTGAAACGCGGGGTCAGTGTCAGACATTTTACGAAAGAGGATATTCGGCAAATCTATGACCTCAGAACACTCCTCGAGGGTTACGCCGCTTCACAAGCAGCCATTCACCGGACAGCTGAAGATATCGTTAAAATGACAGAAGCAAATGAATCATACGAGCAGGCCATTGCTCGTTATACGGAATCTGATATCCAGAGCGTCAAAGACATCGTTGAAGTAAATCATAAATTTCATGAAGCCGTTGTCATCTCATCAAGAAACCAACATATTCATTTTCACATTTCTAGAGTTGTGGTTGTCCCACTTATCTTCCGCTCATTTTACTGGTATGATCTCACACAGTTAGAACGTTCACTTGATGTACATCGGATCATTTTAAAAGCAATCAAAAATCAAGATTCTGAGCGTGCTCGAATCGCCATGCACGAGCATATCTACCAGGGCCGTGACCATGTGATGAGTCACTTAGAGGATTTGAAGAATCATCATTTATTAAAGGAGGAAATTCATTGA